CTTGGCCAGCCGTACGGGCTCACCGGCGGGCACCGCGGCGTACGACCGCCGCAGCGTGTCCACCGCCCGTTCATGATCACGGACAGCGCGCATGAGATCACCTTACGCCTGGGCACGACGGTTCGTGGGATCACCACAGTGGCGGTTTCGCGTCCGGTCCACGACAACCGGGTTACCGTGGCGGGCATGTCCAGCCCCGCCATCGCCGCCCTCGACACCGCCGGACTGCCCTACCGGGTGATCCGGCACGGCCCGGTCCGCAGCCTCGCCGAGGCCGCCGAGGCCCGGGGCGTCGCGGTGCCCGACGTGGTGAAGACCATCGTGGTCCGCCGGGGCGAGGACGACCACCTGTTCGTGCTCACCCCCGGCGACCGGGTCATCTCCTGGCCCAAGCTGCGCGCCCTGCTCGGGGTGAGCCGGATGTCCATGCCGGACGCCACCGCCGCGAAGGCGGCCACCGGCTACGAGCGCGGCACCATCACCCCGTTCGGCTCGACCACCGCCTGGCCGGTCATCGCCGACGAGCGGCTGCGCGGCCGGGAGATCACCCTCGGCGCGGGCGAGCACGGGGTGGCCGTGGCGGTCGACGCCGACGCCGCCATCGCCACGCTCGACGCGACCATCGCCGACGTCACCGACCCGGAGCCCGACCGCTGAGCGCTGGCCGACGACTCGCCGGCGGGCATAGCGTGGGGGACATGCCGAAAGCCGTCTGGAACGACCTGATCGTCGCGGAGAGTGACGACACCGTGGTGGTCGAGGGCAACCACTACTTCCCCCGTACGGCGTTGCGCGACGACCTGATCCGCGACTCCGCCACCCACACCGTCTGCCCGTGGAAGGGCACCGCCTCCTACTACAGCCTCGAACACGCGGGCGGGACCAGCGAGGACGCCGTCTGGTACTACCCGGACCCGAAGCCGGAGGCGGAAATGGTCCGCGACCGGGTGGCCTTCTGGAAGGACGTCCGGGTCGTCGACTGAGTCACCCCGGCGCCGGGGCGGCTGGCGATCGACCATCGCCGTGGGTCAGGATGCCCCCATGTCCGACCCGCGCACCGACCCGCCCGGCACCGTCTACGCTGCCCGCCGTACCGGCCGCCCCGGCCTGCCGCAGGACCCGCTGATGCGGATCGCCCTGGGCGTGGCGGTGCTCGGCGTACTCCTGGGGGTCTTCTTCGCCACCGGCGTGCTCGGTGGCGGCAGCGACCA
This sequence is a window from Micromonospora sp. NBRC 110009. Protein-coding genes within it:
- a CDS encoding aminoacyl-tRNA deacylase; the encoded protein is MSSPAIAALDTAGLPYRVIRHGPVRSLAEAAEARGVAVPDVVKTIVVRRGEDDHLFVLTPGDRVISWPKLRALLGVSRMSMPDATAAKAATGYERGTITPFGSTTAWPVIADERLRGREITLGAGEHGVAVAVDADAAIATLDATIADVTDPEPDR
- a CDS encoding DUF427 domain-containing protein yields the protein MPKAVWNDLIVAESDDTVVVEGNHYFPRTALRDDLIRDSATHTVCPWKGTASYYSLEHAGGTSEDAVWYYPDPKPEAEMVRDRVAFWKDVRVVD